A genome region from Magnolia sinica isolate HGM2019 chromosome 8, MsV1, whole genome shotgun sequence includes the following:
- the LOC131253737 gene encoding probable LRR receptor-like serine/threonine-protein kinase At3g47570, producing MELPPMIVWAIWSFLLVSSIHVPCFFGSAAHFSNETDRVALLKFKHLITDDPLHSLSSWNDTLHFCHWQGVTCGGRRHPQRVIALQLTDQNLVGPISPYIANLTFLRLIDLSENGFHGTIPEEMGRLFRLQYLSLTNNTFTGEIPANLSHCSELKSLFLYGNHLTGRIPTELGSLSKLTKLVIHVNSLTGSIPSSLGNLSSLIWLYLSYNSLEGSIPDDLRRLVSLEVLVIAVNELSGTIPPQLYNISSINFLDVTWNRLHGNLPPNIGLTLPNLRGLYAGGNQFTGPIPVSLSNASGLLLIDLDNNSFSGSVPLNFGSLKGLSRLRLWGNELGIGKAHDLSFLTSLINCSSLQELDVSLNRFSGALPDSVANLSTQLRILRLDYNMIFGSIPSGIQNLIGLTLLDMGHNFLTGTIPISVGMLNKVERLYFPRNELSGQIPSSLGNISRLYVLTLSRNNLMGRIPSSLGNCAYMQWMHLYDNNLSGTLPKQLFNLTSLIEFRVGNNSFTGSLPLEAGSLQALGNFTVSNNKLSGEIPSSLGDCLSLEYLQLDGNFFQGLIPSSFSSLRGLRSLDLSRNNLSGEIPKYLEKLIFLQYLNLSFNNFEGELPKQGVFGNASQVSVLGNSKLCGGIQELQLPPCSSQASKKQGMSVASKVKFSIIGVVLFLILLSCFFATLYWVRKSRKKPSPLPSAEDPLVKVSYAELFKATDGFSSANLIGAGSFASVYKGILHHFGTMVAMKVFNLQRQGALRSFMAECEALRNIRHRNLVKILTCCSSIDFKGNDFKALVYEYMPSGSLETWLHKDNHDQLTRSLKFTQRLNIAIDVASALDYLHNHCETSIIHRDLKPSNILLDDDMIAHVSDFGLARFLFEVAQTSSVGMKGSIGYIAPEYAMGGKASTQGDVYSYGILLLEMITGKGPINDMFKDNLSLHHYAKLALPEQVVGIVDPQLLLEEAEATQCNGKHINTRNKMHDCLISMVKIGVLCSAESPRERMVMRDVVAEMRAIKDLFLRARIH from the exons ATGGAGCTCCCCCCAATGATCGTAtgggcaatttggtcatttctacTTGTCTCTTCCATTCACGTTCCATGCTTCTTCGGATCTGCCGCTCACTTCTCCAACGAAACGGATCGCGTTGCTTTGCTCAAGTTCAAACATCTCATAACCGACGATCCTCTCCATTCCTTGAGCTCCTGGAACGACACTCTCCACTTCTGCCACTGGCAAGGTGTCACGTGCGGTGGTCGCCGCCATCCTCAAAGGGTCATCGCCTTACAGCTCACAGACCAGAACTTGGTGGGCCCTATATCTCCTTACATAGCAAACCTCACCTTCCTCAGGCTAATCGATCTCTCAGAGAACGGCTTCCACGGGACTATTCCTGAAGAGATGGGCCGTTTGTTCCGCTTGCAGTATCTCAGTCTCACCAATAACACATTCACCGGAGAAATTCCAGCAAATCTCTCCCACTGTTCGGAACTTAAATCCCTTTTTCTCTATGGAAACCATCTCACAGGGAGGATTCCAACTGAGCTTGGCTCTCTATCGAAGCTCACCAAACTGGTCATTCATGTCAACAGTCTTACAGGAAGCATCCCATCTTCACTTGGGAACCTTTCGTCTCTCATTTGGCTTTATCTCTCATATAACAGTCTGGAGGGCAGCATTCCAGACGACCTTCGTCGGTTGGTGAGCTTAGAGGTGCTCGTTATCGCTGTAAATGAACTGTCGGGTACGATTCCGCCTCAGCTATACAATATCTCCTCTATTAATTTTTTGGATGTGACATGGAACAGATTGCATGGAAATCTTCCACCTAACATAGGCCTCACTCTTCCTAATCTCCGAGGCCTCTATGCTGGAGGAAACCAATTCACAGGACCCATACCagtttcattatccaatgcttcCGGACTTTTACTTATTGACCTTGATAACAATAGTTTTAGCGGATCTGTGCCTCTGAATTTTGGAAGCCTCAAGGGTCTCTCTAGGTTACGTCTGTGGGGCAATGAACTTGGAATTGGAAAAGCTCATGACTTGAGTTTTCTCACTTCTTTGATCAATTGCAGCAGCTTACAAGAACTGGACGTCAGCCTTAACCGGTTCAGCGGTGCATTGCCTGACTCAGTTGCTAATCTTTCGACCCAACTGAGAATACTACGTTTAGACTATAACATGATATTCGGAAGCATACCATCTGGGATTCAGAATCTTATCGGCTTAACATTACTAGATATGGGGCATAACTTTCTGACAGGTACAATTCCCATCAGTGTTGGGATGCTTAACAAGGTGGAGAGACTCTACTTTCCCAGAAATGAATTATCAGGGCAAATTCCGTCTTCCTTGGGTAACATCTCCCGATTGTACGTACTCACCTTATCTAGAAACAATCTAATGGGTAGAATCCCATCGAGCCTTGGAAACTGTGCATACATGCAGTGGATGCACCTCTATGATAATAATCTTAGCGGTACCTTACCCAAACAACTTTTCAACCTTACCTCTTTGATCGAATTCCGTGTTGGAAATAACTCTTTTACTGGTAGTCTGCCACTGGAAGCTGGTTCCTTGCAAGCTCTTGGAAACTTCACTGTTTCTAATAACAAGTTGTCAGGCGAAATTCCAAGCTCACTAGGCGATTGTCTCAGCCTAGAGTATCTCCAGTTGGATGGGAACTTCTTTCAAGGATTAATTCCTTCATCATTTAGTAGTCTAAGAGGCCTTCGATCCCTAGATCTTTCACGCAACAACTTGTCTGGAGAGATTCCAAAATATCTAGAGAAGCTTATTTTTCTGCAGTATCTAAATCTGTCTTTCAATAATTTCGAGGGTGAATTACCAAAACAAGGGGTCTTCGGAAATGCCAGTCAAGTTTCAGTACTCGGAAATAGTAAGCTTTGTGGGGGGATTCAAGAATTACAATTGCCTCCATGCTCTAGCCAAGCTTCCAAGAAACAAGGGATGTCTGTTGCTTCAAAAGTCAAATTCTCAATAATTGGTGTTGtcttatttcttattttattatCATGCTTCTTTGCCACTCTTTATTGGGTAAGAAAGTCGAGAAAGAAGCCTTCTCCTTTGCCTTCTGCAGAGGATCCTTTAGTGAAAGTGTCTTATGCAGAGCTCTTTAAAGCAACAGATGGGTTCTCTTCTGCCAATTTGATCGGGGCCGGCAGTTTTGCTTCTGTATATAAAGGGATTCTACATCATTTTGGGACTATGGTTGCAATGAaagtcttcaaccttcaacggcAAGGAGCTCTGAGGAGCTTCATGGCTGAATGCGAAGCCTTGagaaacattaggcatcggaatctTGTTAAGATTTTGACTTGTTGCTCAAGCATTGATTTTAAGGGCAATGATTTTAAAGCTTTAGTTTATGAGTACATGCCCAGTGGAAGTCTAGAGACGTGGTTGCACAAAGATAATCATGATCAGCTGACAAGGAGCTTGAAGTTTACTCAAAGGCTAAACATTGCTATAGATGTGGCTTCTGCACTAGATTATCTGCATAATCATTGCGAAACGTCAATCATTCATCGCGATTTAAAACCGAGCAacattcttcttgatgatgatatgattgcTCATGTGAGTGATTTCGGGCTAGCCAGGTTCTTATTTGAAGTTGCTCAAACTAGTTCGGTTGGAATGAAGGGATCTATTGGGTACATTGCTCCAG AGTATGCGATGGGTGGTAAagcatctacacaaggagatgttTACAGCTATGGAATCCTACTATTGGAGATGATCACTGGGAAGGGGCCAATTAATGACATGTTTAAAgacaatctaagccttcatcattATGCTAAGTTGGCTTTGCCCGAACAAGTAGTGGGGATTGTTGATCCACAACTGCTCTTAGAAG